A window of Diadema setosum chromosome 2, eeDiaSeto1, whole genome shotgun sequence contains these coding sequences:
- the LOC140243879 gene encoding octopamine receptor beta-2R-like has translation MFQVGFVHRAIGAAILSVTSIAGITGNGLVIVAVAVSRKLQTITNVFVLSLSVTDLLTCAMLPFQSLGLVHPAGWPLDHTFCQMVGASVYIFTITSVLTLALIAFNRYYLITRKPADYQWLYKPFRLCLMLAVAWFQSILCLLVPEVLNIETLGYSSEQHWCSWLSKEDPVGIYESIAFVNIFLSFLLIIYCYVKIFMRVRQQRRVLAQSGAATVQSAASQSAMCPNPTQEGSHQGHAPSRMETRQRDSQINVNLFLVVCAFFLCVMPHSLCVLIPGHEIPSIYTFILMSVNCCINPLIYAQKHPHFKQIFRSLLRCQYDRIPNPSSWIRQ, from the coding sequence ATGTTTCAAGTCGGTTTCGTCCACCGCGCCATCGGTGCCGCCATTCTCAGCGTCACTTCCATCGCTGGTATCACTGGTAATGGCCTCGTGATCGTCGCCGTGGCCGTCTCACGGAAACTCCAGACCATTACGAACGTGTTCGTACTCAGTCTCAGCGTTACTGACCTCCTCACGTGCGCCATGCTCCCCTTCCAGTCTTTAGGACTGGTCCACCCTGCAGGTTGGCCCCTGGACCACACCTTCTGTCAGATGGTAGGAGCCTCTGTCTACATCTTCACAATAACCAGCGTGCTCACTCTCGCTCTCATCGCCTTCAACCGCTACTATCTGATCACGAGAAAACCAGCTGACTACCAATGGCTCTACAAACCCTTTCGATTGTGCCTCATGCTGGCCGTTGCCTGGTTCCAGTCAATACTCTGTCTGCTTGTACCAGAAGTCCTCAATATCGAGACGCTGGGTTACTCCAGCGAGCAGCACTGGTGCAGCTGGTTGAGTAAGGAAGATCCAGTTGGTATCTACGAGTCCATCGCCTTTGTTAACATCTTCCTGTCCTTTCTCCTCATCATCTATTGCTATGTTAAGATCTTCATGCGAGTGAGGCAGCAGCGGCGAGTGCTGGCGCAAAGCGGCGCCGCAACGGTTCAATCAGCGGCCAGTCAGTCGGCGATGTGCCCGAATCCAACTCAGGAGGGATCGCATCAGGGCCACGCCCCATCAAGGATGGAAACACGCCAAAGGGACAGTCAAATCAACGTGAACCTCTTTCTGGTAGTCTGCGCTTTCTTCCTCTGCGTGATGCCCCACAGTCTGTGCGTACTCATCCCGGGACACGAGATCCCTTCCATCTACACCTTCATCCTCATGTCCGTCAACTGCTGCATTAACCCTCTCATATACGCCCAAAAGCATCCACACTTTAAGCAGATATTTCGCTCCCTCTTGCGATGTCAGTACGACAGGATTCCTAATCCATCATCTTGGATAAGACAATAG